From Scleropages formosus chromosome 1, fSclFor1.1, whole genome shotgun sequence, a single genomic window includes:
- the LOC108929175 gene encoding trace amine-associated receptor 13c-like, translating to MVCAKQGYSKLEPLLATQATHCTTAPPLRVVLLTVCGNLLVIISISHFKQLHTPTNFFILSLAVADLLVGVTVMPFGLSTTIEVCWNFGRTFCVVYKIFAYYLTSVSLYNVIFIAVDRYLAVCNPFFYSAKITVNISLLIIFFIWCTSIFLNTVLYYFSTSITDTTNTTASLTVCSVTASDTWDIVDLLLVFIFPSVLMIILYIKIFIIARHHAKTIRCANKANTFHNTTKMKSMASEKKAAKTLGIVVAVFLLCLMPSFTVFVDPDVVSLTFYVEMQNITYAVLFLNSSINPIIYALFYPWFQKCVKLIVTFKVCYQGSSLLNVLGESP from the exons ATGGTATGTGCCAAGCAGGGTTACAGTAAACTGGAGCCTctcctggcaacacaag caacccactgcaccaccgcgccccctctca GAGTCGTGCTACTGACAGTGTGCGGAAACCTGCTGGTGATCATCTCCATCTCCCACTTCAAGCAGCTCCACACACCGACCAACTTCTTCATCCTCTCCCTGGCTGTGGCTGACCTCCTGGTTGGGGTCACCGTGATGCCTTTTGGCCTGAGCACAACGATAGAGGTGTGCTGGAATTTTGGGAGAACTTTCTGCGTGGTTTATAAAATTTTTGCTTACTATCTAACCTCTGTGTCTCTttataatgttattttcatCGCAGTGGACCGATATCTTGCTGTTTGTAATCCCTTTTTCTACTCAGCCAAGATTACAGTCAACATAAGTTTactgataatattttttatctGGTGCACTTCAATATTCCTCAACACGGTTCTTTATTACTTCTCCACAAGTATTACTGACACGACAAATACCACTGCAAGCCTTACAGTGTGTTCTGTTACAGCCAGCGACACATGGGATATCGTTGATCTTTTGctggtgtttatttttccatctgttttaATGATAATCttgtacataaaaatatttatcattgCCAGACATCATGCAAAGACAATTAGATGTGCCAATAAAGCAAACACGTTtcacaacacaacaaaaatgaaGTCAATGGCATCGGAGAAGAAAGCTGCTAAGACCCTGGGAATCGTAGTGGCTGTTTTCCTGCTGTGTTTGATGCCATCTTTTACAGTCTTTGTCGACCCCGATGTTGTGTCCTTGACTTTTTATgttgaaatgcaaaatattacatatgCTGTTCTGTTTCTGAACTCCTCCATTAATCCAATAATATATGCATTATTCTATCCATGGTTTCAGAAGTGTGTAAAGCTCATTGTTACTTTTAAGGTGTGTTACCAGGGGTCTTCACTGCTAAATGTGCTTGGTGAATCTCCCTGA
- the LOC108929173 gene encoding trace amine-associated receptor 13c-like, with the protein MWKSYNASCSGEMQKTPLYVFLYVCAAGVVLLTVCGNMLVIISISHFKELHTPTNFFVFSLALADLLIGVMVMPFAFSVFIETNWVFSKAFCLSSSVTAFSLTCVSIYNVAFIAVDRFLVLSDPFFYSSKITVNLTLCVIFSIWFFSFIYNAFLVLFNKNDIKVSVVNNNSVEENLHCPVKCSVEINYSSAFVDLILVFIFPCCTMIFLYIRIFALVNVHANAIRSTAKKEYLMDSRKRKLSMASERKAAKTLGILVGVFVLCMIPSCRNKTQ; encoded by the exons ATGTGGAAGTCCTACAATGCCTCCTGCTCTGGAGAAATGCAGAAGACTCCACTGTATGTGTTTCTCTATGTGTGTGCTGCAGGAGTCGTGCTACTGACAGTGTGTGGAAACATGCTGGTGATCATCTCCATCTCCCACTTCAAGGAACTCCACACACCGACCAACTTCTTCGTCTTCTCCCTGGCTCTAGCCGACCTTCTCATTGGAGTTATGGTGATGCCTTTCGCCTTCAGTGTGTTCATAGAAACAAACTGGGTATTCAGCAAAGCGTTTTGCTTATCTTCCAGCGTAACTGCATTTTCCCTGACGTGTGTCTCAATTTATAACGTTGCTTTCATTGCTGTGGATCGCTTTTTGGTTCTGTCTGACCCTTTTTTctactccagcaaaattacagTCAATTTAACGTTGTGTGTCATATTTTCTATCTGGTTCTTCTCATTCATTTATAATGCCTTTTTggttttattcaataaaaatgacattaaagtCTCAGTTGTAAATAATAACTCAGTTGAGGAAAATTTGCATTGCCCTGTAAAATGTTCTGTAGAAATTAATTATTCTTCAGCTTTTGTTGATTTaatattagtatttatttttccatgctGCACTATGATATTTCTGTACATAAGAATATTTGCCCTAGTAAACGTACATGCAAATGCCATAAGATCTACTGCCAAAAAGGAATATTTAATGGATTCAAGGAAAAGGAAATTATCCATGGCATCAGAACGAAAAGCTGCGAAAACACTTGGGATTCTAGTAGGTGTCTTTGTTCTGTGTATGATACCAAGTTGT AGGAACAAGACACAATGA
- the LOC108929172 gene encoding trace amine-associated receptor 1-like, giving the protein MDMAGLNLSEFSNSSSSDEMQNTALYMFLYVCAAGVVLLTVCGNLLVIISISHFKQLHTPTNFFILSLAMADLLVATTVMPFAFGILIETHWMFSEMLCLIFHMTGYFLTCVSIYSVAFIAVDRFLVLQDPFFYSSKITVNLAWCLIIVIWSLSLLYNDLRKIKLSMVSERKAAKILGLVVVVFLLCLVPSCICALIDPSTLSPLQYILLIKIAYWIVLLNSLINPMIYAFFYPWFQKCVKNIITCRICTMDSSLKSVFTENV; this is encoded by the exons ATGGATATGGCCGGGCTTAACCTAAGTGAGTTTTCTAACTCCTCCAGCTCTGATGAAATGCAGAACACTGCACTCTATATGTTTCTTTATGTGTGCGCAGCAGGAGTCGTGCTACTGACAGTGTGTGGAAACCTGCTGGTGATCATCTCCATCTCCCACTTCAAACAGCTCCACACACCGACCAACTTCTTCATCCTCTCTCTGGCCATGGCTGACCTGCTGGTTGCAACCACTGTGATGCCGTTTGCCTTCGGCATACTCATAGAAACACACTGGATGTTTAGTGAAATGCTGTGCCTGATATTCCACATGACTGGGTATTTCCTCACATGTGTCTCCATTTATAGTGTTGCTTTCATTGCTGTGGACAGATTTTTAGTTCTGCAAGACCCTTTTTTCTACTCCAGCAAAATCACAGTCAACTTAGCTTGGTGTTTAATCATAGTTATTTGgtcattgtcattattatacaat gatttaagaaaaattaaattatccaTGGTGTCTGaaagaaaagctgcaaaaatactTGGGCTTGTTGTAgttgtttttctgctgtgtttggtacccagctgtatatgtgCGCTTATTGATCCTTCAACTTTAAGCCCACTTCAGTATATACTGTTAATTAAAATTGCGTACTGGATTGTCCTTTTAAATTCACTCATCAATCCCAtgatatatgcatttttttatccaTGGTTTCAAAAGTGTGTAAAGAACATTATAACATGTAGAATATGCACTATGGATTCTTCCCTAAAAAGTGTGTTTACAGAGAATgtgtaa
- the stx7l gene encoding syntaxin-7, translating into MSYQSGKMQDPDQLAQKIISNIQKISQQTSDIQRIINQLGTPQDTAELRQQLQEKQQNVSHLAKETDRHLKEFGSLPVTAEQRQRKIQRDRLVKDFSDALAVFQRAQRQAAQKEKEFVARVRASSRVSAGIGDDPFYGESPSPFHSESQPQAQVQEDAITEDDLRLIQERENAIRQLESDITDINDIFKDLAMMVHEQGEMIDSIEANVESADVHVQSGTQQLARAADYQRKSRRKICILIIILVVVAVVLGLIIWGAVKK; encoded by the exons ATGTCATATCAGTCTGGAAAGATGCAGGATCCAGATCAGCTTGCACAGAAGATAATTTCAAATATCCAGAAGATATCGCAACAAA CATCTGACATACAAAGGATTATAAATCAGCTCGGGACTCCACAGGACACCGCAGAACTTAGGCAACAACT GCAGGAGAAACAACAGAATGTTAGTCACCTCGCCAAAGAAACTGACCGACACCTGAAGGAGTTTGGATCCCTGCCTGTCACAGCAGAACAG CGCCAAAGGAAGATCCAGAGAGATCGGCTTGTGAAGGATTTTAGTGATGCACTTGCTGTCTTCCAAAGGGCTCAGCGGCAAGCTGCTCAGAAAGAGAAGGAGTTTGTGGCCCGAGTCCGCGCCAGCTCAAGAGTATCG GCTGGCATTGGTGACGATCCCTTCTATGGAGAAAGTCCATCCCCTTTTCACAG TGAGAGTCAGCCTCAGGCCCAGGTCCAAGAGGATGCCATCACAGAGGATGACCTGCGACTCATCCAAGAGCGAGAGAATGCCATCAGGCAATTGGAG TCTGATATTACAGatataaatgatattttcaaAGATCTGGCAATGATGGTCCATGAACAGGGAGAAATGATTG ACAGCATAGAGGCCAATGTGGAAAGTGCTGATGTTCATGTGCAGTCTGGTACCCAGCAGCTGGCAAGGGCTGCAGATTACCAG CGCAAATCACGAAGAAAGATCTGCATACTGATCATAATTCTGGTAGTGGTTGCAGTTGTGCTTGGTTTGATCATCTGGGGTGCAGTCAAAAAATAG
- the LOC108929171 gene encoding trace amine-associated receptor 13c-like: MLIMSLAMADLLVGILVMPFSAIRTIEGCWYFGEAFCLLHSTFDLFLTSVSIFHLISIAIDRYQAVCNPLRYPTTVTIPKAWLMVFLSWVAAAAYSYSLLYTKANVAGLEEYIALINCLGSCNLLFNALWGALDSLVGFFLPCSVMIGVYAKIFLVARQHVRRLGDNSHQAHMNMENTIRKNHSSERKAARTLGIVMGAFFLCWMPIFINSIIDPYINFGTPSIVFELLVWLAYFNSTLNPIIYALFYPWFQKSLKFIVTMKIFTPHSSDFNVFPER; encoded by the coding sequence ATGTTGATCATGTCCTTGGCAATGGCTGACTTACTGGTAGGGATTCTCGTCATGCCTTTTAGTGCAATACGGACCATTGAAGGCTGCTGGTACTTTGGGGAGGCCTTCTGCCTGCTGCATTCAACCTTTGACCTGTTCCTGACATCCGTCTCTATCTTCCACCTGATTTCCATTGCTATTGATCGATACCAGGCCGTGTGCAATCCTCTTCGCTATCCCACCACAGTAACCATCCCTAAGGCATGGCTTATGGTATTTCTCAGCTGGGTGGCTGCTGCTGCCTATTCATACAGCCTCCTTTACACAAAAGCAAATGTGGCAGGACTGGAAGAATATATTGCCTTGATAAATTGCTTGGGAAGTTGCAACCTGTTGTTTAATGCATTGTGGGGAGCCCTAGATTCTTTAGTAGGATTTTTCTTACCATGTTCAGTTATGATAGGTGTatatgctaaaatatttttagttgCCAGACAGCATGTTAGACGTCTTGGGGACAACAGCCACCAAGCACACATGAATATGGAAAACACCATCAGAAAGAATCACAGTTCTGAGCGAAAAGCTGCAAGAACTCTTGGCATAGTCATGGgggctttctttctttgctggaTGCCTATCTTTATAAACTCAATTATTGACCCCTATATTAATTTTGGCACTCCTTCAATTGTCTTTGAATTGCTTGTCTGGTTGGCTTACTTCAATTCCACTTTAAATCCAATCATCTATGCCTTATTTTACCCATGGTTTCAAAAGTCACTGAAATTTATTGTAACTATGAAGATTTTCACTCCTCATTCCtcagattttaatgtttttcctgAAAGATga
- the LOC114910972 gene encoding trace amine-associated receptor 13c-like, whose amino-acid sequence MNISREPDAEQYCYPASNRTCTKYIHSAAAYAALYAFFALGSAVTVTGNLVVLVSIAHFRQLHTPANMLIMSLAMADLLVGILVMPFSAIRTIEGCWYFGEAFCLLHSTFDMLLTSVSIFHLISIAIDRYQAVCNPLRYPTTITIPVAWLMVFLSWGAAAAYSYSLLYTKANVGGLEEYIALINCLGSCNLLFNALWGVLDSLVGFFLPCSVMMGLYAKIFLVARQHVRRLGDNSHQAHMNTENTIRKNHSSERKAARTLGIVMGAFFLCWMPFFINSIIDPYINFGTPSIVFEVLVWLGYFNSTLNPIIYALFYPWFQKSLKFIVTMKIFTPHSSDFNVFPER is encoded by the coding sequence ATGAATATATCGCGAGAGCCAGACGCAGAGCAGTACTGCTACCCAGCATCTAACAGAACATGCACTAAATACATCCACAGTGCTGCAGCCTACGCTGCCCTCTATGCGTTCTTTGCCTTGGGGTCAGCTGTCACTGTAACAGGGAACTTGGTGGTATTGGTGTCCATTGCACATTTCAGACAGCTGCATACACCAGCAAACATGTTGATCATGTCCTTGGCAATGGCTGACTTACTGGTAGGGATTCTCGTCATGCCTTTTAGTGCAATACGGACCATTGAAGGCTGCTGGTACTTTGGGGAGGCCTTCTGCCTGCTGCATTCAACTTTTGACATGCTCCTGACATCCGTCTCTATCTTCCACCTGATTTCCATTGCTATTGATCGATACCAGGCCGTGTGCAATCCTCTTCGCTATCCCACCACAATAACCATCCCTGTGGCATGGCTCATGGTATTTCTCAGCtggggagctgctgctgcctatTCATACAGCCTCCTTTACACAAAAGCAAATGTGGGGGGCCTGGAAGAATATATTGCCTTGATAAATTGCTTGGGAAGTTGCAACCTGTTGTTCAATGCATTGTGGGGAGTCCTAGATTCTTTAGTAGGATTTTTCTTACCATGTTCGGTTATGATGGGtctttatgctaaaatatttttagttgCCAGACAGCATGTTAGACGTCTTGGGGACAACAGCCACCAAGCACACATGAATACGGAAAACACCATCAGAAAGAATCACAGTTCGGAGCGAAAAGCTGCAAGAACTCTTGGCATAGTCATGGgggctttctttctttgctggaTGCCTTTCTTTATAAACTCAATTATTGACCCCTATATTAATTTTGGCACTCCTTCAATTGTCTTTGAAGTGCTTGTCTGGTTGGGTTATTTCAATTCCACTTTAAATCCGATTATCTATGCCTTGTTTTACCCATGGTTTCAAAAGTCACTGAAATTTATTGTAACTATGAAGATTTTCACTCCTCATTCCtcagattttaatgtttttcctgAAAGATga
- the LOC108921392 gene encoding trace amine-associated receptor 1-like has product MRNSMYMETHFCYKSVNGSCEKLARSLSLQFSMLAFMGLAIVITMSGNFLAITVISHFKQLHTSTNSLILSLAVCDFLLGALVMPCSAMRSVQGCWFLGELACKLHTSMDIMLSTSSIFHLSFISVERYIAVCTPLQYQSMINSVTTLFMVVTSWLIPAIFAFGMIFSELNLKGSEDFYETNVYCHGGCPVFFSQASAAFSSILAFFIPGLIMFGIYIKIYKVARSHTRSIKQQAQQLKVEDENGSRLSRQRERKGTIILAIVVGVFLICWTPFFLCTITDPFVGYTIPPTLVDALVWFGYMNSSFNPLIYAFFYSWFRRALRIIVSGRIFYRDSCQMKLYSQ; this is encoded by the exons ATGCG CAACAGCATGTACATGGAGACACATTTTTGCTATAAGTCAGTGAACGGTTCTTGTGAGAAGTTGGCCCGCTCCCTAAGCCTTCAGTTCTCCATGCTTGCATTCATGGGGTTGGCGATAGTGATCACCATGAGCGGAAACTTTCTTGCCATCACAGTGATATCACACTTCAAGCAGCTGCACACCTCCACAAACAGCCTGATCCTCTCACTCGCTGTGTGTGACTTTCTCCTGGGGGCCCTGGTCATGCCTTGCAGTGCTATGCGCTCTGTGCAGGGCTGCTGGTTCCTGGGTGAACTggcatgcaagctccacaccaGCATGGACATAATGCTCAGCACTTCTTCCATCTTCCATCTCTCCTTCATTTCTGTTGAGCGTTATATTGCTGTCTGTACTCCACTTCAGTACCAGTCCATGATTAACTCGGTCACAACCCTCTTCATGGTTGTAACCAGTTGGTTGATTCCTGCCATCTTTGCTTTTGGTATGATCTTCTCTGAACTGAACCTGAAAGGCAGCGAGGATTTCTATGAGACAAATGTGTATTGCCATGGTGGTTGCCCAGTGTTCTTCAGCCAAGCATCTGCTGCATTCTCCTCAATATTAGCTTTTTTCATTCCTGGTCTGATCATGTTTGGCATTTACATCAAAATCTATAAGGTTGCCAGAAGTCATACCAGATCCATTAAACAACAAGCACAGCAATTAAAGGTGGAAGATGAAAATGGGTCCAGACTTTCCAGACAACGAGAAAGAAAAGGGACAATCATCTTGGCAATAGTAGTTGGAGTATTCCTCATCTGCTGGACCCCATTTTTCCTGTGCACCATAACAGACCCCTTCGTTGGCTACACTATCCCACCTACACTGGTTGATGCTCTCGTTTGGTTTGGTTATATGAACTCTAGTTTTAACCCTCTAATTTATGCTTTCTTTTACTCTTGGTTCAGAAGAGCACTGAGGATAATTGTCAGTGGAAGGATCTTTTACAGAGATTCGTGTCAAATGAAGTTATACTCTCAATGA